In Cynocephalus volans isolate mCynVol1 chromosome 16, mCynVol1.pri, whole genome shotgun sequence, the following proteins share a genomic window:
- the PSMD12 gene encoding 26S proteasome non-ATPase regulatory subunit 12, with translation MADGGSERADGRIVKMEVDYSATVDQRLPECEKLAKEGRLQEVIETLLSLEKQTRTASDMVSTSRILVAVVKMCYEAKEWDLLNENIMLLSKRRSQLKQAVAKMVQQCCTYVEEITDLPIKLQLIDTLRMVTEGKIYVEIERARLTKTLATIKEQNGDVKEAASILQELQVETYGSMEKKERVEFILEQMRLCLAVKDYIRTQIISKKINTKFFQEENTEKLKLKYYNLMIQLDQHEGSYLSICKHYRAIYDTPCIQAESDKWQQALKSVVLYVILAPFDNEQSDLVHRISGDKKLEEIPKYKDLLKLFTTMELMRWSTLVEDYGMELRKGSLESPATDVFGSTEEGEKRWKDLKNRVVEHNIRIMAKYYTRITMKRMAQLLDLSVDESEAFLSNLVVNKTIFAKVDRLAGIINFQRPKDPNNLLNDWSQKLNSLMSLVNKTTHLIAKEEMIHNLQ, from the exons gAAGGAAGACTTCAAGAAGTCATTGAAACACTTCTCTCTTTGGAAAAACAGACCCGTACT GCTTCAGATATGGTATCTACGTCTCGTATCTTAGTTGCAGTAGTGAAGATGTGCTATGAGGCTAAAGAATGGGATTTACttaatgaaaatattatgctTTTGTCAAAAAGGCGGAGTCAGTTAAAACAA gctGTTGCAAAAATGGTTCAACAGTGCTGTACTTATGTCGAGGAAATCACAGATCTTCCCATCAAACTTCAATTAATTGATACTCTAAGAATGGTTACAGAAGGAAAG ATTTATGTAGAAATTGAGCGTGCTCGACTGACTAAAACATTAGCAactataaaagaacaaaatggtgATGTGAAAGAGGCAGCCTCCATTTTACAAGAGTTACAG GTGGAAACCTATGGGTCAATGGAAAAGAAAGAGCGAGTGGAGTTTATTTTGGAGCAAATGAGGCTCTGCCTAGCTGTAAAGGATTACATTCGGACACAAATCATCAGCaagaaaattaacaccaaattctTCCAGGAAGAAAATACAGAG aaattaaaattgaaatactATAATTTAATGATTCAGCTGGATCAACATGAGggatcctatttgtctatttgtaAGCACTACAGAGCAATATATGATACTCCCTGTATACAGGCAGAAAGTGACAAGTGGCAACAG GCTCTGAAAAGTGTTGTTCTCTATGTTATCCTGGCTCCTTTTGACAATGAACAGTCAGATTTGGTTCACCGAATAAGTGGTGACAAGAAGTTAGAAGAAATTCCCAAATATAA GGATCTTTTAAAGCTTTTCACCACAATGGAGTTGATGCGTTGGTCAACACTTGTTGAGGACTATGGAATGGAATTAAGAAAAGGTTCCCTTGAGAGTCCTGCAACTGATGTTTTTGGTTCTACAGAGGAAGGtgaaaaaaggtggaaagacttGAAGAACAGAGTTGTTGAACAT AATATTAGAATAATGGCTAAGTATTATACTCGGATAACAATGAAAAGGATGGCACAACTTCTGGATCTATCTGTTGAT GAGTCAGAGGCTTTTCTCTCAAATCTAGTGGTTAACAAGACCATCTTTGCTAAAGTAGACAGGTTGGCAGGAATTATCAACTTCCAAAGACCCAAGGAtccaaataatttattaaatgactGGTCTCAGAAACTGAATTCATTGATGTCTCTGGTTAACAAAACTACGCATCTCATAGCCAAAGAGGAGATGATACATAATCTACAATAA